Proteins from one Prinia subflava isolate CZ2003 ecotype Zambia chromosome 4, Cam_Psub_1.2, whole genome shotgun sequence genomic window:
- the LOC134550016 gene encoding uncharacterized protein LOC134550016 isoform X1, translating into MTGQRFGKCIVLCLLPWSCLSFAWSDAAGPGTASLGAGHVRKGLPRDAANGTDEQSNMSVPCTALPPPRYGYYYVDRGSGVSLGSVLVYWCQEGYQLVGSQRLACLRQESSSSWSHPPPQCQAAAQPSGSGSRIAVAASLLSGAVILALAVSFAVCCWRDRARKSRGGQQQHRRKLRARKRGPITPERGRNAFGRLKHYHRRDYHLSAISSCVFPGAFAGCHNLAFQSSPAQQPKLPLESWLSEARPLPPPGPAPARSALPPAHRPRDLLPLCYTGPGEHRGFSKLGKPDRPMLPQHAWGTGHTRLAEYRGIRSAQRCCWISGRAVVLVRGGLAAPGTVACTGLGVRMSTPSTPCLLKDPNCSTQTTLLQRLGILVG; encoded by the exons ATGACGGGACAAAGGTTCGGGAAATGCATCGTCCTTtgcctgctgccctggagctgcctgagctTTGCCTGGAGTGATGCTGCGGGGCCCGGGACCGCCTCGCTAGGTGCAGGACACGTCAGAaaggggctgcccagagacGCCGCCAACGGGACCGATGAGCAGAGCAACATGTCAG TGCCATGCACAGCTCTCCCCCCGCCACGCTATGGATACTACTACGTGGACAGAGGCTCAGGCGTCTCCTTGGGCTCGGTGCTTGTGTACTGGTGCCAGGAGGGATACCAGCTGGTGGGCAGCCAGAGGCTCGCCTGCCTTCGCCAGGAGAGCTCTTCATCCTGGAGTCATCCCCCTCCGCAGTGTCAGG CCGCCGCGCAGCCCTCGGGCAGCGGGTCCCGCATCGCGGTGGCCGCCTCGCTGCTGAGCGGAGCCGTCATCCTGGCCCTGGCCGTGTCCTTCGCcgtgtgctgctggagggacagggcGAGGAAGAGCCGCGGCGG gcagcagcagcatagAAGGAAACTCAGAGCACGGAAGCGTGGCCCCATCACCCCCGAGAGGGGCAGGAATGCTTTTGGGAGACTCAAACACTACCACCGGCGCGATTACCACCTCTCGGCCATCTCTAGCTGTGTGTTCCCAGGGGCATTCGCAGGCTGCCATAACCTGGCTTTCCAAAG cagccctgcccagcagccgAAGCTGCCCTTGGAAAGCTGGCTCTCGGAGGcccggccgctgccgccgcccggcccggccccggcccgcagCGCGCTGCCGCCGGCGCACCGCCCCAGAGACCTGCTGCCGCTCTGCTACACGGGCCCGGGGGAGCACAGGGGCTTCAGCAAGCTGGGAAAGCCG GACAGACCGATGCTTCCGCAGCATGCCTGGGGCACTGGGCACACACGGCTTGCTGAGTATCGTGGCATCCGCTCTGCACAGAGGTGCTGTTGGATCTCGGGACGCGCTGTGGTGTTAGTCAGAGgagggctggcagccccaggaacTGTTGCATGCACGGGGCTGGGAGTAAGAATGAGCACCCCCAGCACGCCCTGTTTGCTCAAGGATCCAAACTGCAGTACTCAAACAACCCTGTTACAAAGGCTGGGAATTTTAGTCGGCTGA
- the LOC134550016 gene encoding uncharacterized protein LOC134550016 isoform X2 gives MTGQRFGKCIVLCLLPWSCLSFAWSDAAGPGTASLGAGHVRKGLPRDAANGTDEQSNMSVPCTALPPPRYGYYYVDRGSGVSLGSVLVYWCQEGYQLVGSQRLACLRQESSSSWSHPPPQCQAAAQPSGSGSRIAVAASLLSGAVILALAVSFAVCCWRDRARKSRGGQQQHRRKLRARKRGPITPERGRNAFGRLKHYHRRDYHLSAISSCVFPGAFAGCHNLAFQSPAQQPKLPLESWLSEARPLPPPGPAPARSALPPAHRPRDLLPLCYTGPGEHRGFSKLGKPDRPMLPQHAWGTGHTRLAEYRGIRSAQRCCWISGRAVVLVRGGLAAPGTVACTGLGVRMSTPSTPCLLKDPNCSTQTTLLQRLGILVG, from the exons ATGACGGGACAAAGGTTCGGGAAATGCATCGTCCTTtgcctgctgccctggagctgcctgagctTTGCCTGGAGTGATGCTGCGGGGCCCGGGACCGCCTCGCTAGGTGCAGGACACGTCAGAaaggggctgcccagagacGCCGCCAACGGGACCGATGAGCAGAGCAACATGTCAG TGCCATGCACAGCTCTCCCCCCGCCACGCTATGGATACTACTACGTGGACAGAGGCTCAGGCGTCTCCTTGGGCTCGGTGCTTGTGTACTGGTGCCAGGAGGGATACCAGCTGGTGGGCAGCCAGAGGCTCGCCTGCCTTCGCCAGGAGAGCTCTTCATCCTGGAGTCATCCCCCTCCGCAGTGTCAGG CCGCCGCGCAGCCCTCGGGCAGCGGGTCCCGCATCGCGGTGGCCGCCTCGCTGCTGAGCGGAGCCGTCATCCTGGCCCTGGCCGTGTCCTTCGCcgtgtgctgctggagggacagggcGAGGAAGAGCCGCGGCGG gcagcagcagcatagAAGGAAACTCAGAGCACGGAAGCGTGGCCCCATCACCCCCGAGAGGGGCAGGAATGCTTTTGGGAGACTCAAACACTACCACCGGCGCGATTACCACCTCTCGGCCATCTCTAGCTGTGTGTTCCCAGGGGCATTCGCAGGCTGCCATAACCTGGCTTTCCAAAG ccctgcccagcagccgAAGCTGCCCTTGGAAAGCTGGCTCTCGGAGGcccggccgctgccgccgcccggcccggccccggcccgcagCGCGCTGCCGCCGGCGCACCGCCCCAGAGACCTGCTGCCGCTCTGCTACACGGGCCCGGGGGAGCACAGGGGCTTCAGCAAGCTGGGAAAGCCG GACAGACCGATGCTTCCGCAGCATGCCTGGGGCACTGGGCACACACGGCTTGCTGAGTATCGTGGCATCCGCTCTGCACAGAGGTGCTGTTGGATCTCGGGACGCGCTGTGGTGTTAGTCAGAGgagggctggcagccccaggaacTGTTGCATGCACGGGGCTGGGAGTAAGAATGAGCACCCCCAGCACGCCCTGTTTGCTCAAGGATCCAAACTGCAGTACTCAAACAACCCTGTTACAAAGGCTGGGAATTTTAGTCGGCTGA
- the LOC134550016 gene encoding sushi domain-containing protein 3-like isoform X4, producing the protein MTGQRFGKCIVLCLLPWSCLSFAWSDAAGPGTASLGAGHVRKGLPRDAANGTDEQSNMSVPCTALPPPRYGYYYVDRGSGVSLGSVLVYWCQEGYQLVGSQRLACLRQESSSSWSHPPPQCQAAAQPSGSGSRIAVAASLLSGAVILALAVSFAVCCWRDRARKSRGGQQQHRRKLRARKRGPITPERGRNAFGRLKHYHRRDYHLSAISSCVFPGAFAGCHNLAFQRTDRCFRSMPGALGTHGLLSIVASALHRGAVGSRDALWC; encoded by the exons ATGACGGGACAAAGGTTCGGGAAATGCATCGTCCTTtgcctgctgccctggagctgcctgagctTTGCCTGGAGTGATGCTGCGGGGCCCGGGACCGCCTCGCTAGGTGCAGGACACGTCAGAaaggggctgcccagagacGCCGCCAACGGGACCGATGAGCAGAGCAACATGTCAG TGCCATGCACAGCTCTCCCCCCGCCACGCTATGGATACTACTACGTGGACAGAGGCTCAGGCGTCTCCTTGGGCTCGGTGCTTGTGTACTGGTGCCAGGAGGGATACCAGCTGGTGGGCAGCCAGAGGCTCGCCTGCCTTCGCCAGGAGAGCTCTTCATCCTGGAGTCATCCCCCTCCGCAGTGTCAGG CCGCCGCGCAGCCCTCGGGCAGCGGGTCCCGCATCGCGGTGGCCGCCTCGCTGCTGAGCGGAGCCGTCATCCTGGCCCTGGCCGTGTCCTTCGCcgtgtgctgctggagggacagggcGAGGAAGAGCCGCGGCGG gcagcagcagcatagAAGGAAACTCAGAGCACGGAAGCGTGGCCCCATCACCCCCGAGAGGGGCAGGAATGCTTTTGGGAGACTCAAACACTACCACCGGCGCGATTACCACCTCTCGGCCATCTCTAGCTGTGTGTTCCCAGGGGCATTCGCAGGCTGCCATAACCTGGCTTTCCAAAG GACAGACCGATGCTTCCGCAGCATGCCTGGGGCACTGGGCACACACGGCTTGCTGAGTATCGTGGCATCCGCTCTGCACAGAGGTGCTGTTGGATCTCGGGACGCGCTGTGGTGTTAG
- the LOC134550016 gene encoding sushi domain-containing protein 3-like isoform X3, with amino-acid sequence MTGQRFGKCIVLCLLPWSCLSFAWSDAAGPGTASLGAGHVRKGLPRDAANGTDEQSNMSVPCTALPPPRYGYYYVDRGSGVSLGSVLVYWCQEGYQLVGSQRLACLRQESSSSWSHPPPQCQAAAQPSGSGSRIAVAASLLSGAVILALAVSFAVCCWRDRARKSRGGQQQHRRKLRARKRGPITPERGRNAFGRLKHYHRRDYHLSAISSCVFPGAFAGCHNLAFQSSPAQQPKLPLESWLSEARPLPPPGPAPARSALPPAHRPRDLLPLCYTGPGEHRGFSKLGKPV; translated from the exons ATGACGGGACAAAGGTTCGGGAAATGCATCGTCCTTtgcctgctgccctggagctgcctgagctTTGCCTGGAGTGATGCTGCGGGGCCCGGGACCGCCTCGCTAGGTGCAGGACACGTCAGAaaggggctgcccagagacGCCGCCAACGGGACCGATGAGCAGAGCAACATGTCAG TGCCATGCACAGCTCTCCCCCCGCCACGCTATGGATACTACTACGTGGACAGAGGCTCAGGCGTCTCCTTGGGCTCGGTGCTTGTGTACTGGTGCCAGGAGGGATACCAGCTGGTGGGCAGCCAGAGGCTCGCCTGCCTTCGCCAGGAGAGCTCTTCATCCTGGAGTCATCCCCCTCCGCAGTGTCAGG CCGCCGCGCAGCCCTCGGGCAGCGGGTCCCGCATCGCGGTGGCCGCCTCGCTGCTGAGCGGAGCCGTCATCCTGGCCCTGGCCGTGTCCTTCGCcgtgtgctgctggagggacagggcGAGGAAGAGCCGCGGCGG gcagcagcagcatagAAGGAAACTCAGAGCACGGAAGCGTGGCCCCATCACCCCCGAGAGGGGCAGGAATGCTTTTGGGAGACTCAAACACTACCACCGGCGCGATTACCACCTCTCGGCCATCTCTAGCTGTGTGTTCCCAGGGGCATTCGCAGGCTGCCATAACCTGGCTTTCCAAAG cagccctgcccagcagccgAAGCTGCCCTTGGAAAGCTGGCTCTCGGAGGcccggccgctgccgccgcccggcccggccccggcccgcagCGCGCTGCCGCCGGCGCACCGCCCCAGAGACCTGCTGCCGCTCTGCTACACGGGCCCGGGGGAGCACAGGGGCTTCAGCAAGCTGGGAAAGCCGGTTTGA